The DNA sequence TCGATCGCGGCCAGCGCGTGTCGCTGTTGTTCACCGATGTCGTGATGCCGGAGATGACCGGCGACGAACTCGCTCGCGTCGCACGGAGCCGCCAGCCCGGCCTGAAAATATTGTTCACCAGCGGTTACACGCCCGACGAAGCCGCGATCGCCGAACGGCTTGATGCGACCGGTGCGCTGTTGCCCAAACCCTTTGGCGTCGATGCGCTGGCGGAGAAGGTCCGCGCCGCGCTCGACAGGTGAACTGGACGGGGGCAGCGCCGCGCTCTAGGGGAACCGCGCATAGCCAGGAAGGACCGGTAGTTGGCGAACGTTGCGGTGATTGGTGCCCAATGGGGCGATGAGGGCAAGGGCAAGATCGTCGACTGGCTGGCCAGCCGCGCCGATCTGGTGGTGCGGTTCCAGGGCGGGCATAACGCCGGCCACACATTGGTCGTCGGCAACACCACCTATAAATTGTCGCTGCTCCCGTCCGGGCTCGTGCGCGGCACGCTGTCGCTGATCGGCAACGGCGTCGTGTTCGACCCGTGGCATTTCCGCGACGAGATCGAACGGCTGCGTGCGCAGGGCGTCGAGATTACCCCGGAGAATCTTCAGGTCGCTGAGACCGCACCGCTGATCCTGCCGTTCCACCGCGACCTCGATGCATTGCGAGAGGATGCCAGCGGCGCGGGGAAAATCGGCACCACCCGCCGCGGCATCGGCCCGGCCTATGAGGACAAGGTCGGCCGTCGCGCGATCCGCGTGTGCGACCTCGCGCACCTCGACGATCTCGAAGCGCAGCTCGACCGCGTCTGCGCGCATCACGATGCGCTGCGTGCCGGGTTTGGCAAACCGCCGATCGACCGCGCCCGCCTGATCGAGGAATTGCGTGAGATCGCCCCGTCGTTGCTGCCCTATGCCGCGCCGGTTTGGCTGACGCTGAAGGCCGCCAAGGAAAAGGGTCGCCGCATCCTGTTCGAGGGTGCGCAGGGCGTGCTGCTCGACGTCGATCACGGCACCTATCCGTTCGTGACCTCGTCGAACACGGTTAGCGGATCGGCCGCATCCGGCTCCGGCCTCGGCCCTGGCTCGGTCGGGTTCGTGCTGGGGATTACCAAAGCCTATACGACGCGTGTCGGTTCCGGCCCGTTCCCCACCGAACAGGATAACGAGATTGGGGAGTTGCTCGGTACTAGGGGGCGCGAATTCGGCGTCGTTACCGGGCGCAAGCGTCGCTGCGGCTGGTTCGACGCGGTGCTGGTCCGCCAATCGGTCGCGGTCAGCGGCATCACCGGGATCGCGCTGACCAAGCTCGACATCCTCGACGGGATGGACCGGCTGCGCATCTGCACGGGCTACAAGGTCGGTGACAAGCATTACGACTATCTGCCGCCCGCCCCACAGGATCAGGCACGCGTCGAGCCGATCTACGAGGAATTTGACGGCTGGAGCGAATCGACGGCAGGCGCGCGCAGCTGGGCACAGCTTCCGGCACAGGCGATCAAATATATCCGGCGGATCGAGGAGCTCGTCGGCTGTCCGGTTACGCTGGTTTCGACGAGCCCGGAACGTGAGGACACGATCCTCGTCCGAGATCCGTTCGCAGACTGAAGATCTTCGTCATCCCGGACACGGCCCATGCCGCATCCGGGAGGACGAAGCCCCGCTCAATAGCTGGTGGCATTCGGTTCCGGCGCAGTCTCGGTGCCGTTATCCGTGGGATCGGTTGGTTCGGTGCTCGGCGAACTCTCGTTCGACGACGTGTCGTTGCCAGTCGTGTCGACAGGCGGCACGGCCTGATTGGTCACTTCGTTTTGCAGCGGTGCCTCGGTCTGGCTGCCGGGCGCCATATGCGCGAGCGCTGCGGTCGAACCGCAAAGGACGATAAGGCTGAACAGCGTCTTGTGGCGCATGAGGTAACTCCTGGTTATGTGGCACAGGAGAAACGCGCCCTTGCCAACATAGTCGCAGCGGCGCTCCTCGCCCCGTCCCCGATCCGCTTCGCCTCGCCCTCCACCCGCATGCTTCGCGGGATG is a window from the Sphingomonas sp. LT1P40 genome containing:
- a CDS encoding adenylosuccinate synthase, which encodes MANVAVIGAQWGDEGKGKIVDWLASRADLVVRFQGGHNAGHTLVVGNTTYKLSLLPSGLVRGTLSLIGNGVVFDPWHFRDEIERLRAQGVEITPENLQVAETAPLILPFHRDLDALREDASGAGKIGTTRRGIGPAYEDKVGRRAIRVCDLAHLDDLEAQLDRVCAHHDALRAGFGKPPIDRARLIEELREIAPSLLPYAAPVWLTLKAAKEKGRRILFEGAQGVLLDVDHGTYPFVTSSNTVSGSAASGSGLGPGSVGFVLGITKAYTTRVGSGPFPTEQDNEIGELLGTRGREFGVVTGRKRRCGWFDAVLVRQSVAVSGITGIALTKLDILDGMDRLRICTGYKVGDKHYDYLPPAPQDQARVEPIYEEFDGWSESTAGARSWAQLPAQAIKYIRRIEELVGCPVTLVSTSPEREDTILVRDPFAD